A genomic segment from Brienomyrus brachyistius isolate T26 chromosome 9, BBRACH_0.4, whole genome shotgun sequence encodes:
- the LOC125748871 gene encoding uncharacterized protein C7orf31 homolog, which translates to MRDQDRHAAKTTNLPRDVNIPQYHDLTSTKKSHVRINDQLIPDPTKINICEKVITDTTQRHHPYQSHVSQFAMFPNFCFPVDPETEVQAAGRSHLDPLVPAKIPKITILSKTKGAPYRHEVLERPADNRTHVLTCPEQQGFHLSRPDEGQKFYPTAPKTMCTNKSLCPLDFTLSERRSKILQNLERSHRVTSYQRDFTGAGLLNLRKLDDFHERTVTGETTPHSLQLVNRDFSTRGLAKGTGSTQTFGSEVEQVRNIPPVSSRMEYKDSPYSKKQTYAMDNHSFGSIQPASATATLARVSKAEQRPRSAPNQETCSQPCSSPVSPSRGLRVSLPSSKSVLLDLQDSFSKTEALRHSRQVLHGRPLDLQDNVCKGRRHYLYGFNSYYFRN; encoded by the exons ATGCGCGATCAGGACAGACACGCCGCAAAAACGAC aAACCTTCCCAGGGACGTCAACATCCCACAGTATCATGACCTGACTTCCACGAAGAAAAGTCACGTTCGCATTAATGACCAACT AATCCCAGATCCCACTAAAATTAATATATG TGAGAAAGTGATAACTGATACGACCCAGAGGCACCATCCATACCAGTCCCATGTCTCCCAGTTCGCAATGTTCCCCAACTTCTGCTTCCCAGTTGATCCAGAAACTGAGGTCCAAGCCGCGGGAAGATCCCATCTTGACCCCCTCGTCCCAGCGAAGATTCCGAAAATTACCATTCTGAGCAAAACCAAGG GTGCCCCTTATCGCCATGAGGTGCTGGAGCGGCCCGCAGACAACAGGACACACGTGCTCACATGTCCAGAACAACAGGGCTTCCACCTT TCGAGGCCCGACGAAGGTCAGAAGTTCTACCCCACAGCCCCGAAGACAATGTGCACCAACAAATCTCTCTGCCCTCTGGATTTTACATTATCTGAACGGAGAAGCAAAATTCTTCAGAACCTGGAGCGGTCGCATCGGGTGACTTCCTACCAGAGGGACTTCACAG GAGCTGGACTCCTGAACCTTAGGAAGCTGGATGACTTCCATGAGAGGACGGTCACTGGCGAGACGACCCCCCACTCGCTGCAGCTG GTGAACCGAGACTTTAGCACAAGAGGTCTAGCAAAAGGAACAGGCAGCACCCAGACCTTTGGTTCTGAAGTGGAACAAGTAAGGAACATACCACCCGTCTCCAGCCGGATGGAATACAAGGATTCCCCTTACAGCAAAAAGCAGACCTATGCGATGGACAATCATTCATTTGGCTCGATCCAACCAGCTTCTGCTACTGCGACTTTGGCGAGGGTTTCCAAGGCAGAGCAGAGGCCCAGGTCTGCACCAAACCAGGAGACGTGTAGTCAGCCCTGCTCTTCTCCCGTTTCCCCCAGTAGAGGGCTAAGGGTCAGTCTTCCCAGCTCCAAATCAGTGCTCCTAGACCTACAGGACTCCTTCAGCAAGACAGAAGCACTTCGTCACTCCCGCCAGGTCCTACACGGTAGACCCTTAGACCTTCAAGACAATGTGTGCAAGGGGAGACGACATTACTTGTATGGTTTCAACTCATACTACTTCCGCAACTGA